In bacterium, the DNA window CTGGGCCCCGTGGTGCGGTCCCTGCAAGCTGCTGACCCCGACCATCGAGGAGTTGGCGCGCGACTACGCCGGCAAGGCGAAGGTCGTGAAGGTCAACGTGGACGACAACCA includes these proteins:
- a CDS encoding thioredoxin domain-containing protein; protein product: MSEAIKVESGSFQGEVLDSALPVMVDFWAPWCGPCKLLTPTIEELARDYAGKAKVVKVNVDDN